The Pukyongia salina genome segment TAGTTGCTAAATTGAATGAATTTGAAGAGATTAACCTATTTACTCCCCGTATTACTGCTTTTTGCAGCTTGTAGCACCGAAATTAAAGAAGAAGATGAGGTAGCAGAGGAAGAGCTCCCTCAAATTATAGAAGAATACGGCTATATCCTTAACGATTTTAATGTAATTAGGGATACCATCAGGCCTGGAGATACTTTTGGGGCAATTCTGGATGCAAATGGTGTCACCCAGGATAAGATCTTTGAAGTAGCTACAAAATTCAAAGACAGCTTCGACGTTCGAAAAATGGTGGTGGGTAAACCCTATGTATTGCTAAATACCAAAGACAGCACAAATGCTACCCAGGTATTTATTTACGAGAAGAATAAAGTTGACTACGCAGTGGTGGATTTTAGAGATTCGATATCCTCCTTTAATAGCAGGAAACCTGTATCTTATGTAGAAAAAACGGCCTCCGGGGTAATAACTAGCTCGTTATATCAAACCATGGAGGAAAACGATCTTAGTCCGTATATGTCTGAGCGACTGGCCAATATTTATGCCTGGACCATAAACTTTTTCGCTATCCAGCCTGGAGATAGATTCAAGGTGATCTACACCGAAAAATATATCAATGACACCATTCCTGCAGGTCTTGATAAAATAAAAGCCGCATATTTCGAACACAAAGGAAAACAGCTTTATGCTTTCCGTTTCGTGGGAGACACCTTGAACCAGATCCCGGATTTTTACGATGAGAATGCCGAAAATCTTAGACGGGCCTTCCTGAAAGCCCCGGTAAAATTCAGCCGTATCTCATCTCGGTATAATTTAAATAGAAGGATCAAGTATTACGGTTATAAATTAAGGCCCCACAAAGGAACCGACTTCGCAGCCAATATTGGCACCCCGATTCTGGCTACAGCTGATGGTACAGTGACAAAGTCTGAACGCCGCGGAGGAAATGGCAATTATGTAAAAATTAAACACAATAGCACCTACGATACCCAATATTTACACATGAAAAGCAGAAATGTGAAAGTAGGAGACTTTGTGCGTCAAGGCGATGTGATTGGTTGGGTTGGGATGACCGGAAATACCGGAGGACCTCATGTTTGCTATCGTTTTTGGAAGAATGGAAAACAAGTGGACCCTTTTAAGGAAGATCTTCCTACATCGGAGCCATTAGCCGAATCTTTACAGCCAAAATATTTCCAATTTATCGCTCCCCTGAAGGAAAATCTGGACTGTATTACATATTAATTCCCCTCTTTTTTTGCTGTTGATAACCCTGTTATTAATTAAAGCACGGATTTTCAGAATGTTACTCATTAAATCTTACATTTAATCGGCGTGTATTTCTTAATATTTTCTTAATCCAAAAATTATTATAAGAAAATTATTGGAAGTAATTTTGCGCCAATATTCATAAACTAAACATTAAACAATGAAAAAACTTTTACTTTTAGTTTTCTTATTCGGCAGTTTTACTGCATTTTCTCAGGGAACGGTAACAGGAACAGTACAAGATGCTGATCTTGGAGGACCCCTTCCCAATGCAAGTGTTGTTGAGGTTGGTACCAGCAATGGTACTATTTCAGACTTCGACGGGAACTTTACTTTGTCCGTTTCATCTAATAGAGGGCAAGTTGAAATATCCTATTTAGGATATGTAACCAGAGTTATTTCTTTCACATTAAGTAATGGCTCGGCAAATCTAGGGTCTGTTTCTCTTGATGCCGATGCTGCTACATTAGGTGAGGTTGTAATTGTAGGTACAGGGGTAATTGACCTCGCAGACGACAGAAAAACACCTGTTGCCGTATCTACTATTACCGCTCAGGAGATCACCACTAAAGCAGCTGGTAACGTAGAATTTACAGAGGCGATGAAAAATACGCCTTCTGTATATGTTGCTAACCAGGCCGGAGGTTTTGGTGATAGCCAGATCTTCTTACGTGGTTTTAACGACAGCAACACGGCTTTCCTACTAAACGGACAGCCAATTAACAGTGTTGAAGATGGTAGAATGTTCTGGTCTAACTGGGCAGGTATGGCCGATGTAGCCAATGCCATCCAGATCCAAAGGGGTCTAGGATCCTCAAAACTTGCTATCTCATCTGTAGGTGGTACAGTTAACATTATCTCGAAAACTACAGATCAGCGCGAAGGCGGATTTGTTAGATTCCTGGCAGGTAACGATAGTTACTTTAAAGGAACAGCCAGCTATAACACTGGACTTAGTGACAGCGGTTGGGCTTTCTCTTTTCTCGTAGATCACTGGCAAGCACACAGAAAGTATGCTATAGGTACTGCAGGACAAGGACAAAACTACCTTTTCTCTGTAGGGTATAAGCCAAACGATAATCATGCATTTAACTTCCTTATCACAGGTGCACCGCAATGGCACGACCAGAATTTCTCTAACAGTCTGGACACCTACGAACTATACGGGGAGAAATACAATGGAAATACAGGATTCTTAGAAGGTGAGCGTTATACCGAAAGAAGAAATTTCTATCACAAACCGGTAGCAAACCTGAACTGGGACTACACAATTAGCGACAATGCAGACCTTTCTACTGTAGCTTATGCCTCTTGGGGCCGTGGTGGTGGAACAGGAATGTATGGACGTGGAAGCCGTGTTCGATTAGGTATCAACGGTGAGATCGATTTCGATCAGATCGTTCAGAATAACATGGATATTGCAGATTCTAACGGCGTTGGTGCCTTTAGCGACGCACGTATCCGCAGATCGTCTATGAACAACCATAACTGGTACGGACTTCTTTCCAGCTTAAACCTTGAAGCAGGCGAAAACTGGAACATCAATGCTGGATTTGATGGTAGATTATATCATGGAGATCACTTCAGACAAGTGAACGACCTGCTAGGACTCACCGGTTTGGAAGAAAACGGACAGATCTTTATGAACGAATTCGAAGCCAATCCATGGAGTACCTTATTCGACTTTGCCGAAGAGGGAGATCGTATCGACTACGACTACTCTGAAGACATCAACTACTTAGGTGGTTTTGGTCAGGTAGAATACGCTACCGATAGATTCTCGATCTTTGTTCAGGGAGCATTTTCTACTCAGTCATTCCAAAGAGAAGAGCGTTTCGACCTGGCAAATGCCGGTAAATCTGAAAAAGTAAATAAAACCGGATATAACATCAAAGGAGGGGCCTCTTTCAACATTACGGAGGAGCATGCGATCTTCGCAAATGCGGGTCAGTTCTCACGTCAGCCATTCCTGGATAACATTTTCAGAGATGTTCGTGGTTCTAACGACCTGGCTATGCCCGAAGTTGACAACGAAGAGATCCTTGGTCTGGAAGCAGGTTACCGTTTCCAAAACAGCAATCTACGTGTGAATGTAGACGTATACCGTACAGAATGGGGTAACAGATTTATCTCTGCTGGCGGTGAAGACAATTCAGATCCAAAAAACTCTGTATTCTATACAGATAGATTTACCGATGTAACTCAGCTTCACCAGGGTGTTGAATTCGATTTCGAATATCGTCCAAACTACGGAGCATGGAGACTACGAGGATACGGATCTATCGGTAACTGGAAATTTGATGGAGAAACTCCTTTCACAAGACAGAATGATGATACCAGTGAGTTCATAATCACCGATGGTATGTTGGATCTAACCGGAACTAAAGTAGGTAACGCACCTCAAACATCTTTTGGTGCAGGGCTATCAGTTAAATTATGTGACGGACTTACAGTAGATGGAGATTACAACATCTATACAGACCTTTATGGTTTCGTGAGTGCCGATGATGTAATTGAAGCTGCTCAAATGGGTGAGCGCTACCAGGCAGAACGTTTGCCAGCGTACACTTTGGCAGATGCCGGACTTACTTATAAGTTTACTTTAGGGGGACAGCGTCTTACCTTCAGAGGTAACGTATACAACCTGTTCAACGAAGCCTATATTAACCAGAGAGATGCTTTCGGTTATTACTTAGGTGTTGGAAGAACGTATAACGCAAGTTTACGATTAAACTTCTAAGGATTTTTTCTTCGGAAGTAAAAACCGCCTCTCCGGCTTTATGGAGAGGCGGTTTTTTTATTCAAAATATGCTACCTTTGAAAGACTTCTAAACAAAACCAACTATGTACACAACCGTTCAGTTTATTCATTCCTGGTGGGCCTATCTCGTGCTTTTTATGCTTCTTATAGCTACTATTAACTCCTTGGCCGGCCTGGTAGGCAAGAAAGAATATCAACCTAAGGATTTCCGAATAGCACTCTTTACGCTAATTGTCACTCATATCCAGTTTCTAATAGGTTTAATTCTCTATTTCATTTCCCCAATGGGGCTTAAGAATATCTCTAACGTAGGGATGAGTGAAGTGATGAAGAACGGGGAGTTCAGGCTCTACGCGGTTGAACATCCACTGATCATGATCATAGTGGTTGTGCTGGTGACTGTAGGTTACTCCAAGCATAAAAAACGGCTGGTTTCGGGGCCCAAGTTCCGGGCACTTACCATTTTCTATGCGCTGGCACTTATCTTTACCCTAAGCCGTATCCCATGGGCTCAGTGGTTTAGTTAATTTGTGTTATTAACTGAAGCTTGAGTTTCTTTGATCAGGTAAACATAAACCGGAAAATGATCGCTGTATCCACCGGTGAAACCACTTGCCGTAAAACTGCGAAAAGGATATCCTTTATATCTACCTTCTCGAGCAATTAGTATTTGTGCATTATAGATCCCTGCCGTGTAAAACCGATACGAGCTGTAATCTTTTTTTAATAATTCTGAAGACAGCATGATCTGGTCGAATAGATTCCATCCATCTGCGTAGCCCAGGGTTCCAAGTCCTTTTCGATACATGGATTCCATTGGGTTGTACAATTTTTTAAGCTGTAAGCTGTCTTTTTTAGTCGTGGTTTTCAGGGTTCTTTTTATACTCGTATTTACCGGATCATCGTTAAAATCACCCATATTGATGATCTTAGCATACGGATCTATACTCCACAATGAATCTATTAATTGTTTATTGAGCCTTGCGGCCTTAATTCGTTTCCCCTGGCTTCTGGCTTCACCACCACTACGTGATGGCCAGTGGTTCACGATTATATGGATCAATTCCCCTTCAAGGTATCCACTTACAAGAAGTTGATCCCGTGTAAAGATCCTTTTCGTTCTGTCCTGGTCGTCGAAAAGTAAAAGTTCCATTGCTTTGTATTGAGAAGGAACAAAAGCAGACTTCTTGTAAAGTAAGGCAACGTCTATACCCCGGCGATCGGGCGAATCGAAATGAACCAATCCGTACTCTGTTTCTCTCAAGGGATCGGCATTAAGCAGATCTTCCAGTACTCGCCTGTTTTCAATCTCACAAACTCCAATAATAGACGGTGGCTGCCCAGTTACCTCTTTTCCAATTTCAGAAATAACAGTAGCCATATTCCTTACCTTTTTCCAATAGATTTCCTCCGTCCAGTGATCCTTACCCTCCGGTGTTCTGTCGTTGTCGAAAGTGAAAGGATCGTCTTCAAAATCGAACAAGTTCTCGAGATTGTAAAAGGCAATGGTGTGGATCTTGAATGACCTGTATTCCTGTGGTTGGATATAGTTAGGCCATAAAATTATCGTTAGGAGGAAAAGGTATGAGATTCTCATTTTTAGAGTGGTTTAGACTTCATACCGGGGAGGAGTTAAAAGTAGAAAAACAAATTTAGGCAACACATGCTTTTCATGAAATCAGACTTATAACTATTCAAAAATCTAAGTAAAACACTAAACCCTAAGCGTGTTTTTTTACTTTTATTCGATCTAGCAGTATCTAGTTCTTCCCACACAACGTATATTTTTTCGATTAGAACTTCGCTTTACGAAGGTTAAGATCAATGTTCGAATAAATACGTACTAACGATTTCCTTCCATGAGGTGTTCGGGATTGATTGTTTTATTTTTCATGCTCATGAGCGTGTTTGGCTATACGCAAACCTCTGTTGTAAAAGGCAGGATTCTGGATTCTTATTCAGGAACTGCCGTCCCAGCTGTTCAGGTGCAGATATTGGGGCACTTACAGCAAGTGCAAAGCGACAGTAACGGTTATTTCATCATCTCCGAAATTGATCTTCCCGTTGGAGAACAAATCATCCAGTTATCTCATGACGACTATTTAACAAAAAAATTGAGGGTTACCATCAATAATGGTAAGACAATAGATCTCAATCCTGTATTGCTGGAAGCAGATCTGTCTGTGGGAGAGCAACAAACCGGGATCATCAGTTTAACCGATTACGAATTGGATGAGGAAGAAGAGAGTTCGCAAAATATCTCGGGATTATTACAGGCCTCCAGGGATGTTTTTCTAAACGCGGTAGCCTACGATTTCAGCGCTACTTTTTTCAAACCAAGAGGGCTGGATAATTCACATAGCAAGTTACTTATCAATGGGATTGTAATGAATAAATTAGTTTCGGGCAGACCCTTATGGAGCAATTGGGGCGGATTAAATGATCTTCAGAGAAATATCGCGTACGACCGAGGGACTACCCCGGGCGATCAAGATTTTGGAGGTGCCAATGGGTCAACACATATACTCATGCGCGCGTCTCAATACAAACGGGGAGGACGTATCTCTTACGCACTTGCGAACAGGAGCTATGAAGGCAGAGTCATGGTATCTTACAGTAGCGGACATACAAGAAGTAAATGGTCGTATTCGGTATTAATATCAAGGCGATTTGGAGAAAGAGGCTATGTAGAAGGGACTCCCTACGATGCCAATTCGGTTTTTATTGCTGTTGAGCGTGCATTAAACGAAACTCACAGCCTTAATCTCGTTGGCATCTATACTCCCGTACAGAGAGGCCGCTCCACCGCACTTACCGAGGAAGTAGAAGCGCTTAAAGGAAACAGCTATAATCCGCATTGGGGCATTCAGGACGGAAAAATACGAAGCAGTAGAATCCGGTACATTGAAGAACCCATACTCATGCTGAATCATTATTGGAAAATTTCCGAAGGGAACAAAATCAATAACAATATTGCGTATCAAAGCGGGAAGATTGGGAACAGCCGTCTGGATTATGGTGGTAGACGAAATCCGTTGGCAAATTATTACCAGCGATTACCAAGTTATTTTCTTCGGAACCCAAACCCTACACCCCTGGATTTTCAGTTAGCCTACGAAGCTGAGCAGGAGTTTATTAATAACGGACAGCTTGATTGGAATTCCCTTTATGAGGCTAATACTAAAACGGCAGGAGGACTTTCGGCCTATATCATTCAGGAAGATGTGACCAGGGATACTCAACTATCGATGAGCAGTATTTACAATGGGAGCCTGTCTGAAACTGTACGTCTGGATGGTGGGCTGAGCTATCGCATACTAAAAAGTGAGAATTATGCCGAAGTTAATGACCTACTGGGCGGACAAGGTTACTTGGATATAGATCACTTTGGAGAGGATACTAATTTTATACAAAGTGATATTCAAAATCCGGACAGGATTGTAATCGCAGGAGAGCGATATAAATATAATTATGAAATTAAGGCCTCAAACCTAACTGCTTTTATTCAAACAAGGATAAACCTACGCAGGGTGGATCTTTACGTTACCGGGGGATTGTCTCAGGTAAATTATCAGCGAACAGGTCTATTTCAGAACGGATATTTCGCTCAACCTAACAGATCTCTGGGGGACAGCGAGACTATCAATTTTACCGCCTTTAGCGCCAAATTTGGAGGACTCTATAAATTTAATGGGCGTCACTTTTTCGAATTAAACGCCGCCATGCTGGCACACCCACCCACTTTGCGAAATAGCTTTGTTAACCCCCGCCAGAACAATGATATCGTCGATGGTCTGGCAATAGAGAATACCAGGTTGGCAGATGCGAGCTATCTGTTTCGTACTCCCAATGTTAAAGCGAGGGTTTCTGCCTTTTACAATGAACTATCTAATCGTACCGAAATTGGTTTTTACTTTACTCAGAATGCGTTGGGGAGTGAAGATAATAACGCTTTTGTACAGGAGATCGTTACCGGGATCGGCAATAGAAATGTAGGGCTGGAAATAGGAGCTGAAGTAAAAATTTTCCCAACCTTCAAAATAAAAACAGCTGCATCTTTGGGGCAATATATTTATAGCTCTAATCCTGTGCTATACTTATCCGGAGACGATTTCGACAGCGACCCGTTAGATGGAGTGGTGGAAGGAAACGACATTGAAATCGTTGGTAGTAAAAGAACTGTGATCCTGGAGAATTATCACGTGGCAGGGGGTCCGGAGAGAGCAGCCCAGATCGGGTTGGAATACCGCAACCCCAATTTTTGGTGGGCCGGAATTACAACCAATTATTTTTCGAATTCCTATGTTGATATTAGTTATCTAAGACGTACGCCCGATTTCTACACAGATTCCGACGGTCTTCCTTTTTCAAACTACGATATAAACACGGCGCAGGCTTTACTTAAACAGGAAGAGCTCGATGATTATTTTCTGGTGAATGTGGTGGGAGGAAAGTCCTGGCGCATTGGCGGGTACTATATAGGGTTTTTTGCATCGATCAACAATTTACTTGATAGCAGATATAGAACCGGCGGATTTGAAGATTCTCGTAGGGTAAGTTACCAACAGCAATTGGAAGAGAAAAACAGGAGATACGGACCCCTGTTCGGGAATAAATATTTCTTCGGAAATGGAACTACCTATTACGTAAACATATATCTAAGATTTTAATTGTATTAATTTCAGAAATTATGAAAAATCTCCTTCTTATAACATGTGCTTTCTTACTACTAAATATTTGCATTATTTCCTGTGTTAACGATGATGAGTTCAATGTGCCTGAGATCGAGCTTGCAGCTATTGAGCTTTCGGGCTCGGAGATAAGTATTGGAGCCTTAAAGGATGCCTTGCTCCAGGAAATCGCCAATAATGGCAATACTGTTTTAACCATAGATGAAGAGATTTATATAACGGCCTACGTGATCTCAAGTGACGAACATGGAAATTTCTTCGAAGAGATCGTTGTTCAGGACGCTCCAAATACACCATCAGCGGGGCTGAAGATAAAGATCGATTCTAACCCCTTATTTTCCCGTTTCGAATTCGGGCGGAAAGTGTATGTAAAACTTATGGGCCTTACGGTTGGTTTGGATAGCGGACAACTTTCGGTGGGGATCAGGGATGGAAACCGGATTGGCCAGATATCGGAGTCTCGTATGTTCGACTATGTAGCCAGGGATACTACGGTGGTTACCATCGAGCCGGCTCTTGTTTTAATTTCAGAACTTTCTGAAGCGCATATAAACACCTATGTTCAGTTAGATGACGTTCAATTCAACCGTATGGAGGTGCTTGGAGACGATCCACTTACATATGCCGGGGAACCCACCGATATGTTCGACGGGGAGCGCACCTTGGAGAGTTGTACCGAAAATGCGAGTATTGTATTTAGCACTTCCACCTTTGCCGATTTTAAATCTGTGCGAATGTCGGCCGGGAAAGGTTCTGTAACCGGAATATTCACCTATAATTTTTTTGGAGATGAATTCAATTTGGTGGTAAACGATCTCAATGGAATACAGTTGGATGGGATGGATCGCTGTGATCCACTGGAGGTTGATTGCGGTGTTGCGGGGATGGTAGGCAGTACAATTTTATTTACTGAGTTCTTCGAATCTCAAATAGAAGGTGAGCCCATTCAGGGTAATGGCTGGACTAATTTTGCCGAAGCCGGCTCCGAATTATGGGAGGCCTATTTCGACGACGGATCCAATGCATCACTTGGGATCTCGGCACGAATGGGTGCTTATATGAGTGGCGACGATGCAAATATTGGCTGGCTCATCACTCCCGAAATAAATTTCGAGGGGCAGCAAGGAGAAACGCTTAGTTTTAAAACTTCCAATAGTTTTGCCGATGGTAGTACTTTGGAACTGTTTTTTTCTCATGACTGGAACGGTGATCCGGTGTCTGTCACCTCTGCAACCTGGAATCTTCTACCCAGTGCAGTGATCGTGCAGGATGACGACTTCTTTGGAGATTGGATTTTTTCGGGGAATGTAGATTTAAGTTGCATTGAAGGTACAGGCCATATTGCATGGAGATATACAGGAAGCGGAGATCCCGATTTTGATGGCACCTACGAGTTGGATGAGATCGAAATTCGATCTAATTAATTTTATTGCATACTTTCGTATCGTGAGACCAACGGTACTACATTTTAAGTTTTATCTCGGTGTGGCTACGGTCATCTGTATGGCAGGACTAAGCGGCTGCGAGAAAAAACAGACCCTACCGGATCCCCTGGAGGCAGGATGGGAGGGAAACAAGGTATGCGAAGTGATCCAGGACGATAGTAGTTTACGTGTATTAAAGTGCACCTTTCCGCCGGGCGTTGGGCATGAGAAGCACTATCACCCACCACATTTTGGATATACATTGCGGGGAAGTACCTTCAGAATAAAAGATACCACCGGAACACGGGAAGTGGATGTACCCACCGGATACAGTTTTTCAAACTATGAGATCCAGCAACATGAGGTGTTGAATATCGGGGATAGTACTGCCGTGTTTTTAATCATTGAGCCAAAGAATTAAGAAAGAAATAATAAAAAACCCTTTCAGTTCGAAAGGGTTTTTAATGGATGATATTAGTTAGTTGAAAACGACTAGCGTTCTACGATTATAAATTCGGATCGTCTGTTCTTGTCATGTTGTTCTTTCGTACAATTAGTGCCACAGTCGAATTTTGGATCGGTTTCACCTTTTCCTTCCCCACTAATTCTTGAAGCATCTATTCCTTTCGAGATCACATACTGAACTGTAGACTGAGCTCTACGCTCACTAAGATCTAAGTTATACTTGTCGTTACCCCGGTTATCGGTATGACTTTCTACCTTGATCACCATCCTTGGGTATTTCATCATAATAGCCACTAATTTATCCAGTTCGAATGCCGCCTGAGGCTTGATATTGGACTTATCAAGATCGAAATAAATAGGATTAAGAACCACACGGTCGTCTACGATGATTTCTTCAATAGGACGAAGTCTTATCACTACATCGACTTCGGTATTATTGGCAGCCTCAACCACAACAGCATTGCTCTCGAAATCCTTCATGATCCCTTGTAATACATGTCCTTTATCACATTCGGCAGAGAATTTGGTTGTACCATTTTCGCCGGTAGTTCTCGAACTCAAGTTGTTTTCAAATTCGTCGTACATATCTACGCGAGCTCCCGAAATGGGCCCATCGGTATATTCGTTAAGTACAGTTACATTGTAAGTTACTTCACAGGCGATCTCAAGTTCTTTTACAGCATAGATATCGTCTCCACCTTTTCCGCCCTCTCTGTTGGAAGACACATAACCGGTCATGGTCACAGGGTCGAATACAAAGGCAAAATCGTCGCTGGAACTATTTACGCCTTTCCCCATATTCACCACTTCCATATTACCGCTACGGGTAATGGGAACCATAAATACGTCAAGTAATCCAATACCTAAATGACCATCACTGGAGAAATAAAGAGAACCGTTACTGTCTACAAATGGAAATCCTTCCCGGCCTTCGGTATTTACAACACTACCCATGTTTTCGGGTGTTCCAAAAGTACCATCCTTGTTAACGGTAACTTTGTAAATATCACTCATTCCCTGTCCGCCCGGCATATCACTGGCGAAGTACAAGGTATTCCCATCCGGGCTTAATGCCGGATGCTGTACAGAATATTCGTTGCTATTCCATGGTACAGACTGAACGCCTTTCCATTGGCCGTCGATCAATTCGGCGTAGTATAGATTGATATGGTTAACACCCTCTTCACTCTTATCGTAATCTCCCTGGTAGTAATCATTTCTGTCGAAGTACATCCGTTTACCGTCTGCAGTAATGGCAACAGTACCTTCATGAAATTTTGTATTTACATCTCCGGCTTCAAGAAGGGTGGCATTTTTAATGGTACCACCTACGTTTTGAGCCTTATAAATATCCAGGTACGGCTCTTCGTTCCAGCCATATTTTTTACGTTTAGTATTTCTACTAGAGGCAAAATAGAAATCCTTCCCCATTACGAACGACCCGAAATCGGAGTACTCGGAGTTGATCTCCTCAAGATTTTTAGCCTCCCAACGCTGAACTTCGTCCATGATAAGCGGGATGTAATTAGGGTTTTTCATAAATTCCCGGGCGCGCGA includes the following:
- a CDS encoding peptidoglycan DD-metalloendopeptidase family protein; this encodes MKRLTYLLPVLLLFAACSTEIKEEDEVAEEELPQIIEEYGYILNDFNVIRDTIRPGDTFGAILDANGVTQDKIFEVATKFKDSFDVRKMVVGKPYVLLNTKDSTNATQVFIYEKNKVDYAVVDFRDSISSFNSRKPVSYVEKTASGVITSSLYQTMEENDLSPYMSERLANIYAWTINFFAIQPGDRFKVIYTEKYINDTIPAGLDKIKAAYFEHKGKQLYAFRFVGDTLNQIPDFYDENAENLRRAFLKAPVKFSRISSRYNLNRRIKYYGYKLRPHKGTDFAANIGTPILATADGTVTKSERRGGNGNYVKIKHNSTYDTQYLHMKSRNVKVGDFVRQGDVIGWVGMTGNTGGPHVCYRFWKNGKQVDPFKEDLPTSEPLAESLQPKYFQFIAPLKENLDCITY
- a CDS encoding TonB-dependent receptor; the encoded protein is MKKLLLLVFLFGSFTAFSQGTVTGTVQDADLGGPLPNASVVEVGTSNGTISDFDGNFTLSVSSNRGQVEISYLGYVTRVISFTLSNGSANLGSVSLDADAATLGEVVIVGTGVIDLADDRKTPVAVSTITAQEITTKAAGNVEFTEAMKNTPSVYVANQAGGFGDSQIFLRGFNDSNTAFLLNGQPINSVEDGRMFWSNWAGMADVANAIQIQRGLGSSKLAISSVGGTVNIISKTTDQREGGFVRFLAGNDSYFKGTASYNTGLSDSGWAFSFLVDHWQAHRKYAIGTAGQGQNYLFSVGYKPNDNHAFNFLITGAPQWHDQNFSNSLDTYELYGEKYNGNTGFLEGERYTERRNFYHKPVANLNWDYTISDNADLSTVAYASWGRGGGTGMYGRGSRVRLGINGEIDFDQIVQNNMDIADSNGVGAFSDARIRRSSMNNHNWYGLLSSLNLEAGENWNINAGFDGRLYHGDHFRQVNDLLGLTGLEENGQIFMNEFEANPWSTLFDFAEEGDRIDYDYSEDINYLGGFGQVEYATDRFSIFVQGAFSTQSFQREERFDLANAGKSEKVNKTGYNIKGGASFNITEEHAIFANAGQFSRQPFLDNIFRDVRGSNDLAMPEVDNEEILGLEAGYRFQNSNLRVNVDVYRTEWGNRFISAGGEDNSDPKNSVFYTDRFTDVTQLHQGVEFDFEYRPNYGAWRLRGYGSIGNWKFDGETPFTRQNDDTSEFIITDGMLDLTGTKVGNAPQTSFGAGLSVKLCDGLTVDGDYNIYTDLYGFVSADDVIEAAQMGERYQAERLPAYTLADAGLTYKFTLGGQRLTFRGNVYNLFNEAYINQRDAFGYYLGVGRTYNASLRLNF
- a CDS encoding endonuclease/exonuclease/phosphatase family protein — translated: MRISYLFLLTIILWPNYIQPQEYRSFKIHTIAFYNLENLFDFEDDPFTFDNDRTPEGKDHWTEEIYWKKVRNMATVISEIGKEVTGQPPSIIGVCEIENRRVLEDLLNADPLRETEYGLVHFDSPDRRGIDVALLYKKSAFVPSQYKAMELLLFDDQDRTKRIFTRDQLLVSGYLEGELIHIIVNHWPSRSGGEARSQGKRIKAARLNKQLIDSLWSIDPYAKIINMGDFNDDPVNTSIKRTLKTTTKKDSLQLKKLYNPMESMYRKGLGTLGYADGWNLFDQIMLSSELLKKDYSSYRFYTAGIYNAQILIAREGRYKGYPFRSFTASGFTGGYSDHFPVYVYLIKETQASVNNTN
- a CDS encoding TonB-dependent receptor; the protein is MSVFGYTQTSVVKGRILDSYSGTAVPAVQVQILGHLQQVQSDSNGYFIISEIDLPVGEQIIQLSHDDYLTKKLRVTINNGKTIDLNPVLLEADLSVGEQQTGIISLTDYELDEEEESSQNISGLLQASRDVFLNAVAYDFSATFFKPRGLDNSHSKLLINGIVMNKLVSGRPLWSNWGGLNDLQRNIAYDRGTTPGDQDFGGANGSTHILMRASQYKRGGRISYALANRSYEGRVMVSYSSGHTRSKWSYSVLISRRFGERGYVEGTPYDANSVFIAVERALNETHSLNLVGIYTPVQRGRSTALTEEVEALKGNSYNPHWGIQDGKIRSSRIRYIEEPILMLNHYWKISEGNKINNNIAYQSGKIGNSRLDYGGRRNPLANYYQRLPSYFLRNPNPTPLDFQLAYEAEQEFINNGQLDWNSLYEANTKTAGGLSAYIIQEDVTRDTQLSMSSIYNGSLSETVRLDGGLSYRILKSENYAEVNDLLGGQGYLDIDHFGEDTNFIQSDIQNPDRIVIAGERYKYNYEIKASNLTAFIQTRINLRRVDLYVTGGLSQVNYQRTGLFQNGYFAQPNRSLGDSETINFTAFSAKFGGLYKFNGRHFFELNAAMLAHPPTLRNSFVNPRQNNDIVDGLAIENTRLADASYLFRTPNVKARVSAFYNELSNRTEIGFYFTQNALGSEDNNAFVQEIVTGIGNRNVGLEIGAEVKIFPTFKIKTAASLGQYIYSSNPVLYLSGDDFDSDPLDGVVEGNDIEIVGSKRTVILENYHVAGGPERAAQIGLEYRNPNFWWAGITTNYFSNSYVDISYLRRTPDFYTDSDGLPFSNYDINTAQALLKQEELDDYFLVNVVGGKSWRIGGYYIGFFASINNLLDSRYRTGGFEDSRRVSYQQQLEEKNRRYGPLFGNKYFFGNGTTYYVNIYLRF
- a CDS encoding DUF5689 domain-containing protein is translated as MKNLLLITCAFLLLNICIISCVNDDEFNVPEIELAAIELSGSEISIGALKDALLQEIANNGNTVLTIDEEIYITAYVISSDEHGNFFEEIVVQDAPNTPSAGLKIKIDSNPLFSRFEFGRKVYVKLMGLTVGLDSGQLSVGIRDGNRIGQISESRMFDYVARDTTVVTIEPALVLISELSEAHINTYVQLDDVQFNRMEVLGDDPLTYAGEPTDMFDGERTLESCTENASIVFSTSTFADFKSVRMSAGKGSVTGIFTYNFFGDEFNLVVNDLNGIQLDGMDRCDPLEVDCGVAGMVGSTILFTEFFESQIEGEPIQGNGWTNFAEAGSELWEAYFDDGSNASLGISARMGAYMSGDDANIGWLITPEINFEGQQGETLSFKTSNSFADGSTLELFFSHDWNGDPVSVTSATWNLLPSAVIVQDDDFFGDWIFSGNVDLSCIEGTGHIAWRYTGSGDPDFDGTYELDEIEIRSN
- a CDS encoding cupin domain-containing protein, with the translated sequence MRSKFDLINFIAYFRIVRPTVLHFKFYLGVATVICMAGLSGCEKKQTLPDPLEAGWEGNKVCEVIQDDSSLRVLKCTFPPGVGHEKHYHPPHFGYTLRGSTFRIKDTTGTREVDVPTGYSFSNYEIQQHEVLNIGDSTAVFLIIEPKN